Proteins found in one Candidatus Hydrogenedentota bacterium genomic segment:
- a CDS encoding glycosyltransferase family 2 protein, producing MQAPRPPETPPPLGGFRADFMRVSDWIDQMRTLLAEMEELWWWQSGLRRRGPLQALRLLPGNPLPAEAAARAHALAAPRQAEVLDSPRPLKGSEAARTMAEMCALLLTLDQEARRMAATPWWRLGILARAAAGRLGMKKRAFRMPTEDMAEIMGQFRIWRAGTDLDNKYGVEPAHPDPGPTPRANPGALFYRIMDRLLAESGSVTLPHAWRDGEARAAALRDGADPWTEETAPLVSVIMPAWNRASVMGEAVQSVLDQTWTRWELLVCDDGGEDGTEEAVAGFGDGRIRCLRLKHGGAARARNAGLTEARGSLIAYLDTDNLWHPAYLETMAAALRGRGPRCAFARTVDMTQTADGAPRLRSARMLEHDYGRLRLKNYLDLNAFVHHRALYECLGGFTENLPKGQDWDLALRYTHAADPLKVDALLALYRRNAEWQQLTDTQAHRTGFVEAVVRSNVAKLDRNGAAGGGASAHPPRVLFVGGGGRARLLAKALERHKLAETGMVEQLSGPPGAHWDVFYYIGAPPPGDLFGQMKNPPLVLVEDAPAPLGFQDHIQPTTRLVLPGFSEGPAFPVGGACDEEKWTPEPAGRAGGSVRVLSPELFGGAKQLPLEAALRLLDLPNGWLVLPSETDGNTSGSLLPQKDTLASSHAMVFGLAGENTETLPVPFLHAAAVRAFALGIPVIAPWGGPFDGLIQRGCARGVRPGDHAALRETLLEAASRTLDTDDILRAARDLFVRQASCRAAAAHIQWLLAAFSRKNTPA from the coding sequence ATGCAAGCGCCCCGCCCGCCGGAAACACCCCCGCCCCTGGGCGGTTTCCGCGCGGATTTCATGCGGGTCTCCGACTGGATAGACCAGATGCGGACGCTGCTTGCGGAGATGGAGGAGCTGTGGTGGTGGCAGTCGGGCCTGCGGCGGCGCGGGCCGCTCCAGGCGCTGCGGCTGCTGCCCGGCAACCCGCTGCCGGCGGAGGCGGCGGCGCGCGCGCACGCCCTGGCCGCGCCGCGGCAGGCGGAGGTGCTGGACAGCCCCCGCCCGCTGAAGGGCAGCGAGGCGGCGCGGACCATGGCCGAGATGTGCGCCCTGCTCCTGACGCTGGACCAGGAGGCCCGCCGCATGGCGGCGACGCCCTGGTGGCGCCTGGGCATTCTGGCGCGCGCGGCGGCGGGCCGACTCGGCATGAAAAAGCGCGCCTTCCGCATGCCCACGGAGGACATGGCCGAGATCATGGGCCAGTTCCGGATTTGGCGCGCGGGCACGGACCTGGACAACAAGTACGGGGTGGAACCGGCCCATCCGGACCCCGGACCCACCCCCCGCGCCAATCCGGGGGCGCTGTTTTACCGCATAATGGACCGGCTGCTGGCCGAAAGCGGCAGCGTGACCCTGCCCCACGCCTGGCGCGACGGCGAGGCGCGCGCGGCGGCGCTCCGCGACGGGGCGGACCCGTGGACGGAGGAGACCGCGCCGCTGGTGTCGGTGATCATGCCGGCATGGAACCGCGCCTCCGTGATGGGCGAGGCGGTCCAAAGCGTGCTTGACCAGACCTGGACCCGCTGGGAGCTGCTCGTCTGCGACGACGGCGGCGAGGACGGCACGGAGGAGGCCGTCGCGGGGTTCGGGGACGGGCGCATCCGCTGCCTAAGGCTGAAGCACGGGGGCGCGGCCCGCGCGCGAAACGCGGGCCTGACGGAGGCGCGGGGAAGCCTGATCGCCTATCTGGACACGGACAACCTCTGGCATCCGGCGTATCTGGAGACCATGGCGGCGGCGCTGCGGGGACGCGGCCCGCGCTGCGCCTTCGCGCGGACGGTGGACATGACGCAGACGGCGGACGGCGCGCCGCGCCTGCGGTCGGCCCGGATGCTCGAGCACGACTACGGGCGGCTGCGCCTCAAGAATTACCTCGACCTCAACGCCTTTGTCCATCACCGCGCCCTCTATGAGTGCCTTGGCGGGTTCACCGAAAACCTGCCCAAGGGCCAGGACTGGGACCTGGCCCTGCGCTACACCCACGCCGCGGACCCGCTCAAGGTGGACGCCCTCCTGGCGCTCTACCGCCGCAATGCGGAATGGCAGCAACTGACAGACACCCAGGCTCACCGCACCGGATTCGTCGAGGCGGTGGTGCGCTCCAATGTGGCAAAGCTGGACCGGAACGGCGCGGCCGGCGGGGGGGCGTCCGCGCATCCGCCGAGGGTGCTCTTTGTGGGGGGCGGGGGCCGCGCGCGCCTGCTGGCAAAAGCGCTGGAACGCCATAAACTGGCGGAAACAGGGATGGTCGAGCAACTTTCCGGCCCGCCGGGCGCGCACTGGGATGTTTTCTATTACATCGGCGCCCCCCCCCCCGGCGATCTGTTCGGGCAGATGAAAAACCCGCCCCTGGTCCTGGTCGAGGATGCCCCCGCACCCCTCGGCTTTCAGGATCACATCCAGCCCACAACCCGGCTCGTCCTGCCCGGCTTCAGTGAAGGCCCCGCATTCCCCGTGGGCGGCGCCTGCGACGAGGAGAAATGGACGCCCGAACCTGCCGGCCGCGCCGGGGGAAGCGTCCGCGTCCTGTCGCCGGAACTCTTCGGCGGGGCGAAACAACTGCCCCTGGAGGCGGCGCTGCGGCTGCTCGACCTGCCGAATGGATGGCTGGTCCTTCCCTCGGAAACGGACGGCAACACCTCCGGAAGCCTTCTCCCCCAAAAGGACACCCTCGCCTCGTCCCATGCCATGGTGTTCGGACTGGCCGGGGAAAACACCGAAACGCTCCCCGTCCCCTTTCTGCATGCCGCCGCCGTCCGGGCCTTCGCACTTGGGATTCCCGTCATCGCGCCCTGGGGCGGACCCTTCGACGGCCTGATACAGCGGGGCTGCGCGCGCGGGGTGCGCCCCGGCGACCATGCCGCGCTCCGGGAGACCCTGCTGGAGGCCGCATCCCGCACCCTGGACACCGACGACATCCTGCGCGCGGCGCGCGACCTTTTTGTGCGGCAGGCCTCGTGCCGCGCGGCGGCGGCGCATATCCAATGGCTGCTGGCCGCCTTTTCCCGAAAAAACACGCCCGCATAA
- a CDS encoding HNH endonuclease yields MTRKWNTDAGGNSFGQIMMQDVWQKGRPIEKYDPNVWRYDICGNPIKFSEYGNTNSKHGWEIDHVKPIAKGGGDNLANLQPLQWENNRTKGDTYPWNCS; encoded by the coding sequence ATGACAAGAAAGTGGAACACAGATGCTGGTGGAAACTCCTTTGGGCAGATCATGATGCAAGATGTTTGGCAAAAGGGACGCCCAATCGAAAAGTATGACCCAAATGTTTGGCGGTACGACATTTGTGGTAATCCAATTAAGTTCTCTGAATATGGAAATACAAACTCCAAGCATGGTTGGGAAATCGATCATGTAAAGCCTATTGCGAAAGGAGGAGGTGACAACCTCGCAAATCTTCAGCCCCTGCAATGGGAAAATAATCGCACTAAGGGTGACACTTATCCTTGGAATTGTTCGTGA
- a CDS encoding ImmA/IrrE family metallo-endopeptidase, whose translation MTKNNLTYKIRQNREKRAINLAGDILEAAGLLTAPIDLLALVKQESPWLVVKSGNFKDSFDGRLEYHATHDRFILFYNNKYGLNDFIPGAHHQRTRFTIAHELGHFYLDEHRAFLIRKGQAHSSTSEFVADDVIEREADAFAAGLLMPDRLIRPLVNQGELTAKRIKGFATHFNTSCVSATIRSVLVSDFPCAVVAVRNGLITWCFSSNALIEAQCYPLPQGPLKSPSAIKQWQAFSTGHEIEEELCAASNNWFRCYGPVYNTFMVSEYFLPVPKMDMLLILISVSEQDILSFYDEEIDSME comes from the coding sequence ATGACCAAGAACAACCTGACATACAAGATAAGACAGAACCGCGAGAAGAGAGCGATTAACCTCGCCGGTGACATCCTTGAAGCTGCGGGACTACTTACAGCTCCTATTGATTTGCTTGCACTCGTAAAGCAAGAATCACCTTGGCTTGTCGTGAAATCAGGCAATTTCAAAGATTCCTTCGACGGACGGCTTGAATACCATGCAACGCACGATAGATTTATTCTCTTCTACAACAACAAGTATGGCTTGAATGATTTTATTCCTGGAGCACACCATCAGAGAACGAGATTCACAATTGCTCACGAGCTTGGACACTTCTATTTGGACGAACACCGAGCGTTTTTGATTCGCAAAGGCCAAGCCCATTCATCCACAAGCGAATTTGTCGCAGATGATGTCATTGAGCGTGAGGCCGATGCCTTTGCAGCCGGTCTTCTAATGCCTGACAGGCTTATTCGTCCTTTGGTAAACCAAGGTGAGCTAACAGCAAAACGGATCAAGGGCTTCGCCACACATTTCAATACTTCTTGTGTCAGCGCAACAATAAGAAGCGTCTTGGTCTCTGATTTTCCATGTGCTGTTGTTGCTGTGAGGAACGGCTTGATTACTTGGTGTTTCTCCTCAAATGCTTTAATTGAAGCCCAATGTTACCCTCTTCCGCAAGGCCCTCTTAAATCACCCTCCGCAATTAAGCAGTGGCAGGCGTTCTCAACTGGACATGAGATTGAGGAAGAATTGTGCGCGGCATCAAACAACTGGTTCAGATGTTATGGTCCGGTCTATAACACATTTATGGTTTCTGAATACTTCTTGCCAGTACCGAAAATGGATATGTTGCTGATACTTATCTCTGTGTCAGAGCAAGACATCCTCTCTTTTTACGACGAAGAAATAGATTCCATGGAATGA
- a CDS encoding sigma-70 family RNA polymerase sigma factor, with translation MMADDDRPTERDQLDDVELALRMMDGDENALSYVVSTYGPKVMGALRGKYRNYVQDDVLKDAINQAAFSVWQNADILDPSKGSLGGFFYRCACNAVINILRQGDKAQPISLDDLDMNISSLQTASPNYEEAQLTPEKQKILKDLHEAIEALPEMQRAIVEADLVAGCYADNDYLAKTLSTTKNSIYVLRNKARVKIRLEMQKRGHYNT, from the coding sequence ATGATGGCTGATGATGACCGACCAACTGAGAGAGACCAACTTGATGATGTGGAACTCGCACTCCGGATGATGGATGGGGATGAAAACGCCTTGTCCTATGTTGTCAGTACCTATGGACCCAAAGTTATGGGTGCTTTAAGAGGAAAGTACCGGAATTATGTTCAGGATGATGTCCTGAAAGATGCCATCAATCAAGCGGCTTTTTCTGTCTGGCAAAATGCGGACATACTTGACCCTTCAAAAGGGTCTTTGGGAGGTTTCTTCTACAGATGCGCATGTAATGCAGTCATTAATATCCTTCGCCAAGGTGATAAAGCGCAGCCGATTTCGCTTGATGATCTTGACATGAATATCTCATCGCTTCAAACGGCTTCTCCAAACTACGAAGAGGCGCAACTCACTCCGGAGAAGCAGAAGATTCTCAAAGACCTCCACGAGGCCATAGAGGCACTGCCTGAAATGCAGAGGGCCATCGTCGAGGCCGACTTGGTCGCTGGTTGTTATGCAGACAATGACTACCTTGCCAAGACCTTGAGCACAACAAAAAATTCAATCTACGTATTGCGCAATAAAGCACGGGTTAAAATAAGGCTGGAAATGCAAAAACGAGGGCATTACAACACATGA
- a CDS encoding helix-turn-helix transcriptional regulator, which translates to MKCVFTVKNRVREFRAARHFTQAQLAEAVGVTRQTIISLEKSRLNPSILLGLKIARVLDRPVGDVFYLSVADVLPTDDELPEITETLPAGN; encoded by the coding sequence ATGAAGTGTGTGTTCACAGTAAAGAACAGGGTAAGAGAGTTCAGGGCGGCTCGACATTTCACGCAGGCCCAACTGGCCGAGGCGGTGGGGGTCACCCGTCAGACAATCATTTCCCTGGAGAAATCCCGGCTGAATCCCTCGATTCTGCTGGGGCTGAAGATTGCCCGCGTGCTTGACCGGCCCGTGGGGGATGTCTTCTATCTATCCGTGGCGGACGTGCTTCCGACTGACGACGAACTCCCGGAAATCACCGAAACACTGCCCGCCGGCAACTGA